A window from Pongo abelii isolate AG06213 chromosome 6, NHGRI_mPonAbe1-v2.0_pri, whole genome shotgun sequence encodes these proteins:
- the MACC1 gene encoding metastasis-associated in colon cancer protein 1: protein MLITERKYFWSGRIAQSRSEANLVDMEAGKLSKSCNITECQDPDLLHNWPDAFTLHGNNASKVTNPFWNQLSASNPFLDDITQLRNNRKRNNISILKEDPLLFFREIENGNSFDSSGDELDVHQLLRQSSSRKSGRSKSVSELLDILDDTAHAHQSIHNSDQILLHDLEWLKNDREAYKMAWLSQRQLARSCLDLNTISQSPGWAQTQLAEVTIACKVNHQGGSVQLPESDITVHVPQGHVAVGEFQEVSLRAFLDPPHMLNHDLSCTVSPLLEIMLGNLNTMEALLLEMKIGAEVRKDPFSQVMTEMVCLHSLGKEGPFKILSNCYIYKDTIQVKLIDLSQVMYLVVAAQAKALQSPAATIWDYIHKTTSIGIYGPKYIHPSFTVVLTVCGHNYMPGQLTISDIKKCGKNISPVVFQLWGKQSFLLDKPQDLSISIFSCDPDFEVKTEGERKEIKQKQLEAGEVVHQQFLFSLVEHREMHLFDFCVQVELPNGEPVAQFCITTPDPTPNLKRLSNLPGYLQKKEEIKSAPLSPKILVKYPTFQDKTLNFTNYGVTLKAVLRQSKIDYFLEYFKGDTIALLGEGKVKVIGQSKVKEWYVGVLRGKIGLVHCKNVKVISKEQVMFMSDSVFTTRNLLEQIVLPLKKLTYIYSVVLTLVSEKVYDWKVLADVLGYSHLSVEDFDQIHADKESEKVSYVIKKLKEDCHTERNTRKFLYELIVALLKMDCQALVARLIREAAVLTSAVKLGKGWRELAEKLVRLTKQQMEAYEIPHRGNTGDVAVEMMWKPAYDFLYTWSAHYGNNYRDVLQDLQSALDRMKNPVTKHWRELTGVLILVNSLEVLRVTAFSTSEEV, encoded by the exons ATGCTAatcactgaaagaaaatatttttggtcaGGAAGAATTGCACAAAGTAGGTCTGAAGCAAATTTGGTTGACATGGAAGCAGGAAAACTCTCAAAAAGTTGCAATATTACAG AATGCCAGGACCCAGACTTGCTTCACAATTGGCCAGATGCTTTCACCCTTCATGGTAATAATGCTTCCAAAGTTACAAATCCATTCTGGAATCAACTGTCTGCTTCTAACCCATTTTTGGATGACATAACTCAACTAAGAAATAATAGGAAGAGAAATAATATTTCCATCTTAAAGGAAgatcctcttcttttctttagagaaatagaaaatggaaattcTTTTGATTCCTCCGGTGATGAACTTGATGTGCATCAGTTACTTAGGCAGTCTTCCTCAAGAAAATCTGGAAGATCtaaaagtgtttcagaacttctggACATTTTAGACGACACAGCACATGCCCATCAGAGTATACATAACTCTGACCAGATCCTACTACACGACTTAGAGTGGCTTAAAAATGATCGAGAGGCTTATAAAATGGCTTGGTTAAGTCAACGCCAGCTGGCCCGCTCCTGTCTTGACTTGAATACAATTAGTCAGAGCCCTGGATGGGCCCAGACACAACTTGCTGAGGTCACCATAGCTTGCAAAGTAAACCATCAAGGAGGGTCAGTACAATTACCTGAATCAGACATCACTGTTCATGTGCCCCAAGGTCATGTGGCTGTGGGGGAATTCCAAGAGGTGTCTCTAAGGGCTTTCCTTGATCCACCACACATGCTTAACCATGATCTTTCATGCACTGTGAGCCCGTTGTTGGAAATCATGTTAGGCAACCTCAATACAATGGAAGCCCTTTTGCTGGAGATGAAAATTGGGGCTGAAGTAAGAAAGGATCCTTTCAGCCAAGTCATGACAGAAATGGTATGTTTACACAGCTTGGGTAAAGAAggcccttttaaaattttaagcaaCTGCTACATTTACAAAGACACCATCCAAGTCAAGCTAATTGACTTGAGTCAGGTAATGTATCTAGTGGTTGCTGCACAAGCTAAAGCTCTTCAGTCACCAGCTGCCACCATTTGGGATTATATCCACAAAACCACCTCAATTGGAATTTATGGACCCAAATATATCCATCCCAGTTTTACTGTTGTTTTAACAGTTTGTGGACATAATTATATGCCAGGACAGCTTACAATTTCTGATATTAAGAAGTGTGGAAAAAACATATCTCCAGTTGTGTTTCAGCTCTGGGGGAAACAGTCATTTTTACTTGACAAGCCACAAGATTtaagtatttctattttttcctgtgaTCCTGATTTTGAAGTAAagacagaaggagaaaggaaagaaattaaacaaaagcaGTTGGAAGCAGGTGAAGTAGTTCatcaacaatttttattttctttagttgaGCACAGAGAGATGCACTTGTTTGATTTTTGTGTTCAGGTGGAGCTTCCCAATGGTGAACCAGTTGCACAGTTCTGTATCACTACTCCTGATCCAACCCCAAACCTAAAAAGACTCTCGAATCTGCCAGGCTATTTGCAGAAGAAGGAGGAAATCAAGTCTGCTCCTTTATCACCAAAAATTCTTGTTAAATATCCTACATTTCAAGATAAAACATTGAACTTTACCAACTATGGGGTAACCCTGAAGGCAGTGCTAAGACAAAGCAAGATTGATTACTTCCTTGAATATTTCAAAGGGGACACAATAGCTCTCCTCGGGGAAGGTAAGGTAAAAGTTATTGGTCAGTCCAAAGTGAAAGAATGGTATGTAGGAGTCCTCAGAGGTAAGATTGGACTTGTACACTGCAAAAATGTCAAGGTGATTTCAAAGGAGCAAGTAATGTTTATGTCAGATAGTGTCTTTACAACCAGAAATCTTCTTGAACAAATTgtcctgcctttaaaaaaattgacttaTATCTACTCAGTTGTATTAACCTTGGTGTCAGAAAAAGTTTATGATTGGAAAGTTTTAGCTGATGTCCTGGGTTACTCACATCTATCCGTGGAAGATTTTGATCAAATTCACGCAGACAAagaatcagaaaaagtttcttaTGTTATAAAGAAGTTAAAGGAAGATTGCCACACAGAGAGAAATACAAGGAAGTTTCTATATGAACTTATTGTG GCTCTTCTGAAAATGGATTGCCAAGCATTAGTTGCACGTCTCATCCGAGAAGCTGCTGTTCTGACTTCAGCTGTCAAGCTTGGAAAAGGCTGGAGGGAACTAGCTGAAAAGTTAGTACGACTCACAAAGCAACAAATGGAGGCATATGAAATTCCTCATCGAGGAAACACTGGAGATGTTGCTGTTGAG